The Phoenix dactylifera cultivar Barhee BC4 chromosome 17, palm_55x_up_171113_PBpolish2nd_filt_p, whole genome shotgun sequence genome contains a region encoding:
- the LOC103717876 gene encoding protein PLASTID MOVEMENT IMPAIRED 1: MADQSERRNSNNQLLQELDALSHSLYQAHTARRTASLALPSSAKPTSDAELAQSERHLRSRRLSMSPWRSRPKPQHEPYDDGAEDDRLGRPSKNQKPAAGTGATAGEKKKGIWNWKPMRALSHIMMRRLGCLFSVEVVAVQGLPASMNGLRLSVAVRKKETKEGAVRTMPSRVLQGSADFEEMLFIRCHVYCSGGSGAGKPLKLEARPFLISVVAVDAPELDFGNSIVDLSLLVKESMEGSFEGARIRQRDTTFPLSGKAKGGELVLKLGFQIMEDGGFGIYNQAEVGKSSSKGKDSSSSFARRQSKSSFSVSSPRITRPEPSSSPTKEMPAIDLKGIDDFSLDEPGPPPSSSPSIHKSEPEPKDELDFPEFEVVEKGVEIQAEKEEEEAAVFEEAADGTSVSSEVVKEVVHDTAHPTRLPELDAIAQQIEALESMMMRDGRDPTKTAEEDERQRLDAEEETVTREFLQMLELEDEKDMLDRAALMKSVAEEGRNAETSVFLSDLGKGLGSIVQTRDGGYLAAMNPFDVELRRKETPKLAMQISKPFILGDQKLASGFEVFQRLAALGSEELGSKLHSLAAMDELMGKTAEQIAFEGIASAIISGRNKEGANSSAARSVAILKTMATAMNEGRKERISTGIWNVREKPVTMEEILAFSLQKIEAMAVEALKIQAGMAEEESPFDVASLVGKAHSESPLDSAIPPEDWAKTCSGATMITLLVILQLRDPVRRYEMVGAPSIAIIQAVRVDDAGDEEGRYKLASLHVGGLKLKSGGRRSIWDGEKQRLTAMQWLVAFGPGKARKKSKLAQAKGGQDVVWSMSSRVMADMWLKPIRNPDVKVSEQ; the protein is encoded by the coding sequence ATGGCGGACCAGTCGGAGCGCAGGAACTCCAACAACCAGCTCCTCCAGGAACTCGATGCCCTGAGCCACTCCCTCTACCAAGCCCACACCGCCCGCCGGACTGCCTCCTTGGCCCTCCCCAGCTCCGCCAAGCCTACCTCCGATGCCGAGCTTGCGCAGTCCGAGCGCCACCTTCGGTCCCGCCGCTTGTCCATGTCTCCCTGGCGCTCCCGCCCCAAGCCCCAGCACGAACCTTATGATGACGGGGCCGAAGACGACCGCCTCGGCCGTCCATCCAAGAACCAGAAACCAGCTGCGGGGACGGGAGCGACGGcaggggagaagaagaaggggatatGGAACTGGAAGCCGATGCGCGCTTTGTCCCATATCATGATGCGGCGCCTGGGGTGCCTCTTCTCCGTGGAGGTCGTCGCCGTGCAGGGCCTCCCGGCCTCCATGAATGGCCTTCGCCTCTCGGTTGCTGTCCGCAAGAAGGAAACCAAGGAGGGCGCCGTACGGACCATGCCTTCGAGGGTCCTGCAGGGGTCCGCCGACTTCGAGGAGATGCTCTTCATCCGATGCCATGTTTACTGCAGCGGTGGCTCTGGCGCGGGGAAGCCACTTAAGTTGGAAGCCCGCCCGTTCCTTATCTCAGTTGTGGCCGTTGATGCTCCCGAGCTTGATTTTGGAAACAGTATCGTGGACCTAAGCCTGCTGGTTAAGGAGTCCATGGAGGGGAGCTTCGAGGGGGCACGGATCCGGCAGCGAGACACAACCTTCCCGCTCTCCGGGAAGGCGAAGGGAGGCGAGCTGGTCCTCAAGTTGGGCTTTCAGATCATGGAGGATGGAGGTTTTGGGATCTACAACCAAGCTGAGGTGGGGAAGTCAAGCAGTAAGGGGAAggattcctcctcttcttttgctCGGAGGCAATCGAAGTCTTCTTTCAGTGTTTCTAGCCCGAGGATTACAAGACCGGAACCTTCTTCGTCGCCGACTAAAGAGATGCCGGCGATCGATTTGAAGGGGATAGATGACTTCAGTCTTGATGAGCCAGGCCCTCCTCCCTCGAGCTCTCCGTCGATCCACAAGTCTGAACCGGAGCCGAAAGATGAACTAGACTTTCCAGAGTTTGAAGTTGTCGAGAAGGGAGTTGAGATTCAagcagaaaaagaggaagaagaagcagcAGTCTTTGAAGAGGCTGCGGATGGAACATCAGTTTCGAGCGAGGTGGTGAAGGAAGTGGTGCATGACACCGCCCACCCGACTCGGTTGCCGGAACTTGACGCAATTGCCCAGCAGATTGAGGCCCTCGAGTCGATGATGATGCGGGATGGGCGAGATCCTACGAAGACGGCAGAGGAAGATGAAAGGCAGCGGTTGGACGCCGAGGAAGAGACGGTGACAAGAGAATTCCTTCAAATGCTCGAGCTGGAGGACGAGAAAGACATGCTGGACCGTGCTGCTCTGATGAAATCGGTGGCAGAAGAAGGTAGAAATGCCGAAACAAGTGTTTTTCTCTCGGACCTTGGGAAGGGATTGGGCTCCATAGTTCAGACAAGGGATGGAGGATACTTGGCTGCCATGAATCCCTTCGATGTAGAACTACGGAGAAAAGAAACTCCAAAGCTCGCAATGCAAATCTCAAAACCATTCATTCTTGGGGATCAGAAGCTGGCAAGTGGTTTCGAGGTGTTTCAGAGACTGGCTGCACTGGGCTCGGAAGAACTGGGTTCCAAGCTACACTCGCTCGCAGCTATGGATGAACTGATGGGCAAGACCGCCGAGCAAATAGCATTTGAGGGAATAGCATCGGCGATCATAAGCGGAAGGAACAAAGAAGGTGCAAACTCCAGTGCAGCCAGATCAGTTGCGATCCTGAAAACAATGGCCACGGCGATGAATGAAGGCAGAAAGGAGAGGATTTCGACAGGGATTTGGAACGTGAGAGAGAAACCAGTTACGATGGAGGAGATTCTAGCCTTCTCATTGCAGAAAATCGAGGCAATGGCAGTGGAAGCTCTTAAAATCCAGGCAGGAATGGCCGAAGAAGAATCTCCCTTCGATGTAGCATCTCTGGTTGGCAAAGCACACAGCGAGAGCCCCTTGGACTCTGCCATACCACCTGAAGACTGGGCAAAGACCTGCAGTGGAGCAACCATGATTACGCTGCTGGTGATTCTTCAGCTGAGGGATCCAGTGCGGCGATACGAGATGGTGGGAGCCCCTTCCATTGCTATAATCCAAGCAGTGCGAGTGGATGATGCTGGAGATGAGGAAGGGAGGTACAAGCTGGCGAGCTTGCACGTCGGAGGACTGAAACTGAAGTCAGGAGGGCGGCGGAGCATTTGGGATGGAGAGAAGCAGAGGCTGACCGCCATGCAGTGGCTCGTGGCCTTTGGGCCGGGGAAGGCAAGAAAGAAGAGCAAGTTGGCGCAGGCAAAGGGCGGGCAGGATGTGGTCTGGAGCATGTCGTCGCGGGTGATGGCTGATATGTGGCTCAAGCCGATTCGCAATCCTGATGTGAAGGTTTCCGAGCAATAG
- the LOC103717884 gene encoding calcium-dependent protein kinase 26, with protein MGNTCRGSFASKYFHGYDDPADRSVSKRSRRRHHDRRSSSDDASGSADDPASRLIPNDPPKPATTMRRGADSQSASVLGHKTPNLRDLYNLGRKLGQGQFGTTYLCTEIATGIDYACKSISKRKLISKEDVEDVRREIQIMHHLSGHKNVVAIKGAYEDPLYVHIVMELCEGGELFDRIIQRGHYSERKAAELTRIIVGVVEACHSLGVMHRDLKPENFLLANKDDDSSLKAIDFGLSIFFKPGQIFTDVVGSPYYVAPEVLCKHYGPEADVWTAGVILYILLSGVPPFWAETQQGIFDAVLKGHIDFESEPWPMISDSAKDLVRKMLCSHPSERLTAHEVLCHPWICENGVAPDQALDPAVLSRLKQFSAMNKLKKMALRVIAESLSEEEIAGLREMFQTMDTDNSGAITFDELKEGLKRYGSNLKESEIRALMDAADVDNSGTIDYGEFIAATVHLNKLEREEHLVAAFSYFDKDGSGYITVDELQQACKEHNMTDVLIEDIIKEVDQDNDGRIDYDEFVAMMQKGNMGFGPIGRRTMRNTFKFAMRDAAGAH; from the exons ATGGGCAACACATGCCGGGGATCTTTCGCGAGCAAGTATTTCCACGGCTACGACGATCCCGCGGACCGGTCGGTATCTAAGcggagccgccgccgccaccacgACCGTCGCAGCTCCTCCGACGACGCCTCCGGCTCCGCCGACGACCCCGCCTCCCGCCTGATCCCCAACGACCCCCCCAAGCCGGCCACCACCATGCGTCGGGGCGCCGACTCCCAGTCCGCCTCCGTCCTCGGCCACAAGACCCCCAACCTCCGGGACCTCTACAATCTCGGCCGGAAGCTGGGGCAGGGCCAGTTCGGGACCACCTATCTCTGCACCGAGATCGCCACTGGCATCGATTACGCCTGCAAGTCGATCTCGAAGAGGAAGCTGATCTCGAAGGAGGATGTCGAGGACGTGCGGCGGGAGATCCAGATCATGCACCACCTCTCCGGGCACAAGAATGTCGTCGCGATCAAGGGGGCGTACGAAGACCCCCTCTACGTCCACATCGTCATGGAATTATGCGAGGGAGGGGAGCTTTTCGATCGAATCATACAGAGGGGGCACTACAGCGAACGCAAGGCGGCGGAGCTGACAAGAATCATTGTTGGGGTCGTGGAGGCGTGCCACTCGCTTGGTGTCATGCACCGGGATCTCAAGCCGGAGAACTTCCTGCTGGCAAACAAGGATGATGACTCGTCCCTCAAGGCGATCGATTTCGGGCTCTCCATCTTCTTCAAACCTG GTCAGATTTTCACAGATGTGGTGGGGAGTCCGTATTATGTTGCTCCTGAGGTACTGTGCAAGCACTATGGGCCGGAAGCTGATGTTTGGACAGCTGGTGTTATACTTTACATATTGTTGAGTGGTGTACCGCCTTTCTGGGCTG AAACACAGCAAGGGATTTTTGATGCTGTTTTGAAGGGACACATTGATTTTGAGTCAGAACCATGGCCTATGATCTCTGACAGTGCTAAGGACCTCGTCAGAAAAATGCTTTGCTCCCATCCTTCAGAACGCTTGACAGCCCATGAAGTACTAT GTCATCCTTGGATATGTGAGAATGGAGTTGCTCCTGATCAAGCACTGGATCCAGCAGTTCTCTCTCGCCTTAAACAATTCTCTGCAatgaataagttgaagaagatgGCTTTGAGA GTTATAGCTGAAAGCCTTTCAGAGGAGGAGATCGCTGGACTAAGGGAAATGTTTCAGACAATGGACACAGACAACAGTGGTGCAAtcacatttgatgaacttaaaGAAGGTCTGAAAAGATATGGTTCTAATTTGAAAGAATCAGAGATTCGTGCTCTAATGGATGCG GCTGATGTGGACAACAGTGGTACCATTGACTATGGGGAATTTATTGCTGCAACAGTACATCTTAACAAACTCGAACGAGAAGAACATTTGGTGGCAGCATTTTCCTATTTTGACAAGGATGGAAGCGGTTATATAACTGTTGATGAGCTTCAACAAGCTTGTAAAGAGCATAACATGACAGATGTTCTTATTGAAGACATTATCAAAGAAGTTGATCAGGATAAT GATGGTcgtattgactatgatgagtTTGTTGCCATGATGCAAAAGGGTAATATGGGATTTGGACCAATTGGAAGAAGAACCATGCGGAATACTTTTAAATTTGCCATGAGGGATGCAGCTGGAGCTCACTGA
- the LOC103717904 gene encoding pentatricopeptide repeat-containing protein At2g26790, mitochondrial-like translates to MLSYQRSKSLLKWPLGFPKIASFFEKNPPITPNFPRFFSSATAALIQGTPSTIEAKRSPNSGGFTSLEVAETLRRMARKPDIALAFFNDSKVLGFRHDISTYSAIVRILSSSGCKKLISLFSELILLSGDVGIEVSALFAALSRGSNGSDSLVCVFDALIKAYSNCGKPKEAIDAFFELGKLGFVPTVRSCHFLMNFLAKDGDLETVMAVYSQMKRLGMRPDAYTFTIMIKALCRSGELDQALDVLREMKETGIKPDVVTYTTFIEGMRACGKSDLGYAILKEIAKEGVHVDAIAYNKVINGLCKEMRLQEAEELLEDMTRQNVLPDACSYGCLIRGYCGTGNLVKALDLYEEMVSKGIGTNSIIVSFVLQCFCKLGMAFEAVEYFQRFKDSGLCLDEVLYDIAIGAHCKLGNMRDAVELFQEMKRKGLAPDKIHYTNLISGYCRKGEMYNAQKVFADMVKVNVEPDLVTYNILAGGFCRNGFVKEAFDLLDYMMNRGLEPNPLTYAVAIEGLCRGGKIKEAEILFKILEERGIAQGVVLFSAMVYGYLISGCTEESYKLFIRSIREGILVDEIARCKLIGELCNQGDVERASMVFKLMLEMHVAPDKISYNKLIAAYSQLGDLANARVWFEDLVKQGLNPDVILYTTLMNGYCKANCLEEACRLFVEMIERGIKPDVIAYTVMLDGHLKETLREGWLSIDKEKRKVEIRAKYSRLLNGMKAMEIEPDVVCYTVLIDGHCKMDYLQDALKLFDEMQEKGLSPDAFTYTALVWGYCSQGEVVKAENLVEEMLHKGIEPDTLTFSILDQGSLRTRSLQLQ, encoded by the coding sequence ATGCTAAGTTACCAACGATCCAAATCGCTCCTCAAATGGCCACTAGGGTTCCCAAAGATCGCATCTTTCTTTGAGAAGAACCCACCTATCACTCCCAATTTCCCTCGATTCTTCTCCTCTGCTACTGCTGCACTAATTCAAGGAACCCCTTCTACCATCGAAGCTAAACGCAGCCCCAATTCTGGTGGATTTACTTCTCTTGAGGTGGCAGAGACTTTACGAAGAATGGCACGGAAGCCTGACATCGCGCTCGCCTTCTTCAACGATAGCAAGGTGCTCGGGTTCCGCCACGACATTTCCACCTACTCGGCGATCGTCCGCATTCTATCCAGTTCGGGTTGCAAGAAGTTGATTTCTCTGTTCTCTGAATTGATCTTGTTGAGCGGAGACGTGGGAATTGAAGTTTCAGCACTCTTCGCCGCCCTTTCTCGGGGATCAAATGGCTCGGATTCATTGGTTTGTGTGTTTGATGCCCTGATCAAGGCCTACTCCAACTGTGGGAAGCCCAAAGAGGCCATTGATGCATTCTTTGAGCTCGGTAAGCTGGGTTTTGTCCCAACGGTGAGATCTTGCCATTTCCTTATGAATTTCTTAGCTAAAGATGGTGACTTGGAGACGGTGATGGCGGTTTATAGTCAGATGAAGAGACTTGGAATGAGACCAGATGCATACACATTCACCATAATGATAAAAGCTCTCTGCCGATCGGGGGAGTTAGACCAAGCTCTTGATGTTCTGAGGGAAATGAAGGAAACGGGAATAAAGCCTGATGTGGTCACTTATACCACATTTATAGAAGGCATGCGCGCCTGTGGGAAATCAGATTTAGGCTATGCAATACTTAAAGAAATTGCGAAAGAGGGTGTCCATGTGGATGCTATTGCTTATAATAAGGTGATCAATGGGTTGTGTAAAGAGATGAGACTACAGGAGGCTGAAGAGCTATTAGAGGATATGACAAGGCAAAATGTGCTTCCAGATGCATGTAGTTATGGTTGTCTTATCCGGGGATACTGTGGAACTGGCAACCTCGTAAAAGCTTTAGATCTTTATGAGGAGATGGTGTCGAAGGGTATTGGAACAAACTCTATCATCGTGAGTTTTGTCCTTCAATGCTTTTGCAAGTTGGGCATGGCTTTTGAAGCAGTGGAGTACTTCCAGAGATTTAAGGACTCGGGGCTTTGCCTTGACGAGGTTCTTTATGATATTGCGATAGGTGCACATTGTAAGCTTGGCAACATGAGAGATGCAGTGGAACTGTTTCAAGAAATGAAGAGAAAGGGGTTGGCTCCTGACAAAATCCACTACACAAATTTAATCAGTGGGTATTGCCGCAAGGGAGAAATGTATAATGCTCAGAAGGTCTTTGCTGATATGGTGAAGGTCAATGTTGAACCCGATCTTGTTACTTACAATATACTTGCTGGCGGGTTTTGTAGGAATGGCTTTGTTAAGGAGGCATTCGACCTTCTAGATTACATGATGAATAGAGGCTTGGAGCCCAACCCTCTCACCTATGCCGTGGCAATTGAGGGTCTCTGTAGAGGTGGCAAAATAAAGGAGGCAGAAATactatttaaaatattagaagagAGGGGAATTGCTCAAGGTGTAGTTCTTTTCAGTGCAATGGTCTATGGCTACTTAATATCAGGCTGCACAGAAGAATCTTACAAGCTATTTATCAGGTCCATTAGGGAAGGAATTCTTGTGGATGAGATTGCTCGTTGTAAACTTATAGGTGAGCTCTGTAACCAGGGGGATGTTGAGAGAGCTTCCATGGTGTTTAAATTGATGTTAGAGATGCATGTTGCCCCAGATAAGATTTCCTATAACAAACTCATTGCAGCTTATTCTCAGTTGGGAGATTTGGCAAATGCTCGGGTTTGGTTTGAGGATCTGGTTAAACAAGGCCTTAATCCTGATGTTATTTTGTACACTACACTAATGAATGGTTACTGCAAGGCCAACTGCTTAGAAGAAGCCTGTCGGTTGTTTGTTGAGATGATAGAAAGGGGGATTAAACCTGATGTAATTGCATACACAGTAATGTTGGATGGTCATTTAAAAGAAACCTTGCGCGAAGGCTGGTTGAGCATTgataaggaaaaaagaaaagttgaAATTAGGGCCAAGTATTCGAGACTATTGAATGGTATGAAAGCTATGGAGATTGAACCTGATGTAGTGTGCTATACAGTATTGATTGATGGGCATTGCAAGATGGATTATCTTCAGGATGCTCTTAAACTCTTTGATGAGATGCAGGAGAAGGGTTTGTCTCCTGATGCCTTTACATATACTGCTCTTGTATGGGGTTATTGTAGCCAAGGGGAGGTTGTTAAGGCTGAAAACTTGGTAGAGGAAATGCTACATAAAGGAATAGAACCCGATACTCTTACCTTCTCAATTTTGGATCAGGGGAGCTTGAGGACCAGAAGTTTGCAGCTTCAATAG
- the LOC103717940 gene encoding uncharacterized protein LOC103717940: MNDPSQMMNRSFGVWQPPLPPLPPPTALDDPMGFQNPRPVFAAGVPGVAKPGRMNWKSKKAADKRKKAAAASAPGAGGLGGVVSGGGGAGAGGSGYKPPALKELQFQNRVKARRFYPKKKFTRFAPFAPRNTTSFIIRAKKAGGIASLVSPCPVTPAILPTPKFSPSREGLVDMAKEEWGVDGYGSMKGLIRLRSPSCHEIRPAGAGDDEEDMDDGSSESDVEEHLEVERRLDHDLSRFEMVYPGEEHAGPAAYSLENRVDDQDTHIAQLEEENLTLKERLFLMEREMADMRRRLQLLEAWCRVREENNNNNNNGSNDNNIDGSNKNENVASEEAASASEENERGGDVCSEKSAGEREESRGGGEGTPMRD; this comes from the coding sequence ATGAACGATCCGTCGCAGATGATGAACCGGAGCTTCGGTGTTTGGCAGCCGCCGCTaccgccgctgccgccgcccACGGCGCTGGACGATCCGATGGGGTTTCAGAACCCCCGCCCCGTCTTCGCCGCTGGCGTCCCCGGGGTAGCCAAGCCCGGGAGGATGAATTGGAAGAGTAAGAAGGCAGCCGATAAGCGGAAGAAGGCCGCGGCCGCCTCCGCTCCTGGCGCCGGTGGCCTGGGTGGTGTCGTCTCCGGCGGTGGTGGCGCCGGCGCCGGCGGATCCGGGTACAAGCCTCCCGCGCTGAAGGAGCTCCAGTTCCAGAACCGCGTCAAGGCCCGGAGATTCTACCCGAAGAAAAAGTTCACCCGATTCGCCCCGTTTGCTCCTCGGAATACCACCTCCTTCATCATCCGGGCCAAGAAAGCCGGCGGGATCGCGTCGCTGGTGTCTCCGTGTCCGGTGACGCCGGCGATCCTCCCGACGCCCAAGTTCTCGCCGAGCCGCGAGGGCCTGGTGGACATGGCCAAGGAGGAGTGGGGTGTCGACGGGTACGGCTCCATGAAGGGTCTCATCCGCCTCCGCTCGCCGAGCTGCCACGAGATCCGCCCCGCCGGCGCGGGCGACGATGAGGAGGACATGGACGACGGGTCGAGCGAGAGCGACGTCGAGGAGCACCTGGAGGTGGAGCGGAGGCTGGACCACGACCTCAGCCGGTTCGAGATGGTGTACCCCGGCGAGGAGCACGCCGGCCCGGCGGCGTATTCTCTCGAGAACCGGGTCGACGACCAGGACACCCACATAGCGCAGCTGGAGGAGGAGAATTTGACGCTGAAGGAGAGGCTCTTCTTGATGGAGAGGGAAATGGCGGACATGAGGAGGAGGCTTCAGCTGCTGGAAGCCTGGTGCCGGGTCAGGGAGgagaacaacaacaacaacaacaatggcAGCAATGACAACAATATTGACGGCAGCAATAAAAATGAGAACGTCGCTAGCGAGGAGGCAGCCTCGGCATCGGAGGAGAACGAGCGAGGCGGGGATGTGTGCTCGGAGAAGAGCGCCGGGGAGCGCGAGGAGAGCCGCGGCGGCGGTGAAGGGACTCCGATGAGGGACTGA